The DNA sequence TTTTTGCCTGTACAAGATGAGAACAGATCAGCATCGTCTGGTTTTCAAAACGTAATTACCTAAAGATTCTAGAAGACGTTCGCGCGCACTTTGGTACCGCGCGAGTTTCTGCTTAATACATTAGGGAGTTTTCGCGACAGGACGTGAACGTCTGATCGTTCCCGTTCTCCTCCTAAATCagcttattttcttgtttgaacaaaaagaaataaataggCATTTTACGTGACACTATATACGTAGTTATCGCTTGATTTCTCCAAAATGCTATGATACAAAAAAATGTGTCGAAATGGAAGTTTGTGTTTTGCTGATAAATTGGGTGACTTTGAGTGGGGTAAGCATCACTCAGCTTACCATGATACTCCAGGTAACGAAAAAACCTCATCTCATCCAGCAATTGatgattaaaataaaaaaatgacgTTGAAATACCGTGTACCTCACTGCGGCAATTGATCTAATGTTTTTTAAAGAGTtatattttcgattatttgGCACCAAGTTGTCGCTAGCTAAATCGACTTGCCTTTCTTTTTCGTCCGCGTCTGAAGTTTCGGAAGACCTTCAAAGATAGCACATACGTCAATAAACACTTCATCTACAGAGCGCGTAGCGTCCACCTGCCAAGGAACACAAGGTTTGATATAACAGCACATAAATGCCAATATTGCCTAAGCAGACCGAGAAGAAAAGGACGGTCTTCATGACTCATGAGTTAAAACAAGGAGCGTCTCACATCATACAACAAGAATAGATGCAAGCTGTAGCAAgtataaaaatatttaacattCATACTCGTTTAAGTTTGTTCTTCTTTTCGTAGCTCTGTATAACTGGCAATGTTTCCTCTGTAAACGTATTGAACCGTTTTCTGATAGTGTCAGCATTATCGTCCACTCTGCCACTTGTCATTCCACGCTTAATCAACCTTTCTTCCATCACCGCTTCACTGCAGTCGAAGAACAACACGAAATGGCATTCTGTGAcctgacaacaacaaaaaaagagcaaagtgataatgaataaaattattcagAGACGAAAAACGAAAATCCATTCATGTTGGAAAACCATCCAGCTAGCAGGAAGCTTTTGAGGGAATAGGGACGGGaaacataaataaagaaaatacaaacagtTGGGAAGGAGTGTGGCGGGGGGAGATTAGCCAAggattttattaatttttttttgtttggataGGTGTCTCTAATTAGTTCCTGGGAAGCTAGAGCAGTGACATGTCACacataaataaagttactAAGGCTGTTTTGTGCCCTTGTATTCCCTCCTCCAATATCTCAATTTTCGCCCTTGCCGCCTTTTTCAGTCAAAAGGCTCAACTCTTGGAAATTCTTTGTCATGAACTCACAGCAAATGCTTGCCAAGGAGAAGGAGTCACGTGGCAAGTGAGAGGGCAAACCGCGCGAGAGGACTGGAGCAACAAAGGGACGCGATCATCAAAACGTCCACATGCAACAACAATTTGGATAGTTTTTACTTTACAATGTGTCGACTGTagttttctttgctgttttgGCGACACCCAATTGTAATAACCAGTGCAAACGAAATGCTGCCAGACGCGAGAAGAAAAACTACTGCGGGGATTAACACTCACTTCCTCTTCAAACTGAACTCCTTGAGATAGTTTGCGCGGGAATCCATCAATAAGAAAACCGGGTGAATCTGGACACTGCAACATGGCATCTGTTAAAAGCTCAATCACAAGTTTCTACAAAAGACAAACAGAAGTACTAATAAAGTTACATATATAGTACTAATAAGTTACATATATAGTATAATGGAACTTCTTACAAGAAATGTGGAAGGTTTTAAGACTACACGTGAGTTTGGAAATATTAACCAAGTGAAATATTGTGGTAATTGCTTACACGTGGGCAACCTATAATAATCTGATTACTTCTTGTATCCACGGGATCTATAAGCGGATTTCAAATAGTGACTTTGTGTTATAGTCTGGCTTGATAGCTCTGTGGTACCTAAGAAGTGTGAAGCGCGACAGTTCGATCATAACTCTCAACAACTGTTAAAAGGCTGCTACTACATACAACTGCCAACAGCGCAGCGTCAACTATCACGTCCAATGAATTCCTTTCACATGTTCtgaaaaaacttttaaaacgTGGTCATGAGATGATAACCTAGTCCGGAATGGAATCTGTTATGAAAGGATTCACCTGAGGAACAAGTTTCCCCTCTTGCATTAACTGAGCAATTCTTTGGCCTTTTTCTCTTCCGCTATTGACTTCAGCTCTCAGTAGATCACCAGTTGACAAGTGAGTGTACCCAAACTTCTCTACGATTCGCTTACATTGTGTCCCTTTACCTGAGCCAGGCCCCCCTGAAGTTTAAAGAAACGGGAATCGGACAACGGCTCACGTCTTTCTCTGTTCTACTTAAACAAGAAACCaattcatttaatttgatatttttagcaaataattatttgtagtTAACTCAATTGATAGATCACTTCATTTCTGAAATGACCGAAATCTTGAGACTTCAACGAAGTTGTAATTAACTCAGCGGTTTCATTAGAAGAAGGTTACCGGCCGGCTACCGCCGTCTGTTTAGTCAGAAATTTGCCATTTACCGCCGGCGACTCTGCCTTGATTTACACTCAGACCCAGATAAAAGACAAGTGTGCCTGCCGCTTACTTTCACTAACCCAGGCACCTCCTTCGAAATGTTCTGAAACCCCTGTAACTAGTGCTCGGGAGTCGTCTTCATTAGCTGTGCAGGTGTCTTGATCTCGTGCATGCAGATTTTGACAAATGTTCTCGGGTGATTATGGTTCAACTAAACTGAAATTCTGTCGCATTCACTCTCGACTTTCCAAATCCCCTTGAAGTGTAAGTGTTTTAGTCAAAAACAAGAGTACAGGCTCCATCATTAGAaatgataagggtcaaattaacACGGTAAAAAGGTTACGAAGCTAACTAAGCGAGTGGCCAAAGCTCAACACGTCAACTTCGTAACCTTTTTACAGTgataattcgacctttatcaactcgccTGGTAACAAATTTTAGAGTTTCCCTTCCCACCGCCGTGATATCTGATTTTCTTTAGACCCACAGACCGACGGCTCCGAGAATTCTGCCGTAATCTTGCACGTCGAAACTTACCCAACACAAACACTACCCTTTGTCCCGAAAACTCCAGCAGCTCCTCCCCTTTCTCTTGATAAGTagtgaaaactttatttttcttcttgatttttgtagctttcttTGCAGGAAGACCACCAAATAATGAAAGCACATCAGTGAAAACTTCATTTACTTCACGGTTAGCATCAATCTGGGAAAACAGATATTCTTTAATGAGAGAcggcaaaaataacaaattctACTGATTAGTGGAAGAATCCTCTTGGTATCTGATGTCTCCATTCCACTTAAAGATGATGCACGAAGTTTCTGGGGAAAGTTTTTGACCCTCAAGCACCTCTCCCTCCTTGCTGATATATCGAGTATTTAACCAGATCCTTACTTCGGGGGTAAGGGATTTGACAGAAAAACAGTTCACAGAGAAAGGATGACAAAAACTGAAGATAAGACAAGTGATCTTGTTCTCCTGTATGCGTGCTTACCATTTCCCAGAACTGGTTGTTCGGCCAGTTAAACGCGTCAGTTCTGCAACTGAGGGAACTGCGCATGACCAAACTGATCATACTTCCTCACTTCCAGAGCAAAGTCATCAGAAATGTCGACACAGTCATTGATAACCTTTTTTCATACATGACTGCTCACTTTTGGCGCGACAACGAAAAGAAGAATCAAACCCACAGACTTTTTGAAGCAATATGATCGATTTGCAATTGGTGTTCCCGGTAAGAACAAGACCAAACGAAAGAATGACTTacttttttaactttgtcGTGTTGtccataataattaataacagGTAATGTCTTCTCCACAAAAGTTCCAAATCGCTTTTTTATGGTTTCAATGTTATCATCAGCTCGTCCACTAGTCTTACTGCGTTTCAATAATCTCTCTTCCATTACCTCTTCGCTACACTCAAAGAATAAAAGGAAGTCACTCTCCACAACCTATGAAATTAaggaaaaagaatgaaagaaaaaattcactATTTCACTGAGGTGTGATGCATCTTGAGCAAAATAATTACAACTGGAACTGCGGAAAGTGAGCTGTCACCTTGGACAACTGAACAAAAAGCAACCATCAAATCAAGCTCCTAAAGATTTCTTTGCATGgccaaaatttaatttggaATTACTATGAAACACAAGTTTCCAGGGTTAGATGAGATGGATTAATTTTACTGggctgataattattatttcgtTATCTTTGCAGGAGATGAACAGAATTTGTTTCCTCTcagttttttaaataatacATGGGAAATAGTCCTATTATTCAGATTTTTGTCAGAACTTTGCTTCAATATAATGAAAGTACATtcaaatataattattgttactaaAAGATGCACTCTCTTATGGCaagacaatgacaacaaagcaGAGCAAATCTTGCAATGCTGGGTGGCTGCAGCTGGAATTACAGCTGGGATGAGTGCATTTAACAGTTGACCAAACTGTAAGTTACACCCAATATTGATGGTACGGAAATTACAAACACCAACCTCTGTGGGCAATTGCACCTGTCAGGGTGTCTACGTAAGAGGGTTTAATCCATCTGGTTAAAAAATAATCCTTACCTCCTTCTCAAACTGCATACCCTGCTGAatttctctaggaaaaccATCTATGAGGAATCCAGGACAATCCTTGTGATATCTCATAGCATCTCTTAAGAGCTGAATGGTTATCTcctgttaaagaaaatttgaatcaAATCATCCATACAATGATGTTCTGTCAATCAACTATCTCATGGACTATAACTGGACACATTTGCATATCCAAGCAGTAGAACAGGACATCAAAATTTGTCAGAGGAATTGGTGCCACTTAACAAAACTCTTGTGCACCTGATATTCAGTTTACAGAGTAGGTTTAAGAAGCCTTTTCCTTCCCTTTTGTTGCTTGTCCTATCCTTCCATCAGCAATGCTTAGTGAAGTGCACATAGCTGACTTTATTGGGTCATTGTGGAAGGCATGTTGGCAAGAAGTGGGTCTATGTCCAGCTCATAGGTTTGAAAAGCCTTGTGCACTCCATTCGCTCAGCCTCTTTACCAGTGTTTTAGTAATTGAATTTTAGTATGAAACTTGCTACTTCCATCACAAAGCATGAttcttcatgcattgcaaCCTTTTTATGGTGGTAATtagacctttatcaacttgcctgataaaaactgattttctttttacataCATGAGTAATGTTTGTGTTTCATTCCCTCATCAGTGCATGACTACAGTTGCTTATGAAAGAAATCTACTACTATAGACTGAAGTAATCTTTTAGCTAATGGTGGTACCTGCAAAATGTTTCAATCTAAACAAATTTTACCTGAGGTACAAGTCTTCCATCCTTCATGATTTCTGAAATCAACTGTCCCTTTTCACTTCCCCTGGCCACCTCTTCTCTCAAAAGGTCACCAGCCGACAGGTGCACATAGCCAAACTCATCCACAATTTTCGAACACTGGGTCCCTTTGCCAGAGCCAGGTCCCCCTGTTGACAGAAAAAATGCATGTCACTTAAATTCACATACGTTGAATAACATTCGAAAAGATCCAAACCCTTTTCAGCATGGCATTTATGTCAACTACAAACAAACTGCTATCTTTTcagtctctttttttctttcccaaaAGTTTTGTTACAACAGTGCATTCCTTTTGTATGCAGAAAACCTCTAAGGaataaacaagaacacaaCCATAACAGTATCACCTTTTAATATGTGTGAAGATTATAAATTGCCCACCAAAGTTGTCAGGTGCTCTGAAATCTCTCTGGCAATATACTTAACAAATACATCAGATATTGAAAATTACATCAGTCTTTATGATGAGTTAAGACTGACTGAAAGTCAGTTCTATAATCCTTCACAGCAGATGCTTTATTCTATGCCCACACTTGACAGATGCTTTCCAAGTTAGaccaccattttgaaagaaagtgaGGGGAAGAGAGAAGAGgagaagaaaatgaattttttttctcttgccCACACTCCTgtgtacaataataattactgcataagaaaatggtttgaactcAGGAGTaaaataccttgattgaaaaaagatcatctgggtgattggagtcctgataaggactgttgtttgtgactgacattttgacaagaaatgcagaagccatcttcagagtcaagtgatagtcttagtcagttgaaaattcacaatctctggtgagcgatttgattggttaatagatagagtagccgttgatAAATGAATGATgattgtgattggctgtgaagatgTGTAGGGAGATAAGTCATGCAAATAGGTGGTTTGCAAGATGAATGATGAATaatgtgttactgtttcctgttcAGTAATCATTTATAAGGTCGTAAAGTGTAAGTGGGATAGTGTGCAATCATATTtagagttttgtttttgttttttgtgacTTTTGCACCAAATTGCTAGGTGATATGCGAACAGGACACTAAGTCCCATGCGAGGCATATCACCTTCTCTGTACCCGTCATACCCATAGACTCaaaaaggacagccacaacaccgggaacttcatgccctgctGTTTTccaatagtgtgtgggttctttaatgtcCCACAATGAACatataaacatggaaggtatctgtgagacgggacctacggtttatcgCCCTTacccgagaagacttgaaagtctaaccatttgctgatttaattacaaaggcagcactttctactcagttatctTTAAGACCCTGTGTGTTGGTCCGGCTGGAGTCGAACTCatgacctcccgcatgacagcccgatgttccaccaactgagccaccggtacGTGGTAAAAAGATGTTGTAAGGTCATAGTATGCATGTATGTAATTgtcagtcacaaacaaaaGTCCTtgtcaggactccaatcaccaagatgatctttttcaatcaaggtacaataagaattattataattagtaATTTTATTGTAAGTTGATTTTCCCCTCCTCCAAAGCATCTTTTAATCTCCCTAGtccactttcattttcatttatcCAAGGTGGTACGGTTATTTCAATCCAAACTGAAACAATACACCTGCTCTGCAAGTTGACTCAGCTCACATGAAGCCATTGTGATGAGTGACTTGGTCCATGTCCACCACACCTGACTGACTCCCCAGAGTCTCAGGGTACTTGAGATATTCAAAAAAAAGTCACAAGGCCGTTGACGCCTTGAGTTTGCTTGATTATAGCTGTAAGGTTTAAATATTATTGCTCACCTAGCACAAAGACTATCCTCTGTCCAGAAAATTCCATGTCAATTTCTTCCTCTGATTCAGATGTCAGAATATTCCTCTCAGTCAACTCTTTGTCGCTGTCAATTGACACACGGTGACCAGACATGTTGATTGGTGGAAGCGGTTGCTTTACTTTCATCTCTGGTTCAGTGGCAAATGTTCTCACTTCATCTGTTGTGGCTTCAGATTTAATAGGACCATCTGCTTTTGGTATGGGTGGCAGTGGCTTCTTATTGACATCAAGGAATGTGTTCCATTTAATGTCCTTTTCTGTTTTCGCAAGAGAGATACAATGTTCCAGAAACGCCAGATGATCCTTTGGTTTGTTGTAAAGAAGTCCTGTAAGCATACCCTGCGATAAAATGATTAGCTAATTTTATATAAGCAAGCTGCTTATGATCACTTAGTGAGAGGGTTTCCAAAACATTTAGTGTactattattgtaattattttttgaagTGGGCAAGCACCCAAATCCTTAAATCTGATAACCCTGTGGTCCAGCAGCATGGATACTAGACATGACCCTTCACCACTTCCCATTTGCCATGATGTCACATCTTTTGAATTAAATCTATCAAGATTACTAATACACACGTCCAGTGTTCTTCGTTTTCAGGGGCTTGTCAAAACTCGGAAGGTATAAGgacgaacaaaaaaaattaaagaaatcttcaacaaatttaattcaatAGAAAATCTAATGTGAGAGAAGTGAGAGCTGTACGTCTAAATCAATCATGCTGAGGGTCTTTCCTCCAAGAAACAATCTCCTTTCTGTATAAACATCGCATGTTAAATTGAACCACTCGACTTTCTTAGGTTCTGGGACCGGATAATATGTTTCAACAAGATCATTACTCGGAAAACAATTAAATGAAAGactttaaaataaagtaaGATTTGGCCTTGGTCGCAGCAAGAAAGAGTCGGCAAGCGATTAATAATATAAGCGCTTCTCTGTTACAATTTAATCTCCTTCGCATTGACCTTTTAATAATAGTTTTCATTGCTCGAAATTATAGCTACATTCCAAGATGTACAGACTGAAGGATAAACTTCCGCCTAAAGGCGCAAAAGGGCATCAAAACTTACACGTGTAAATCAGGTTTAGCGAAAATATAACGATATTCCCACCTCGTTAAAAGTAAGCGCGAAGTTGAGATTTTTTAAACATGGATCGAACGCTGCAACATATACCCGCATTCCCgcaaaaattaacttgattTACCTCGAAAAGCTGGTGAACCTCCGTTTTTGCCATGTATTCTTTACTTTCTTCCGCCGTCATGCTCCTTGTTAAGTCCCAATTATTTGCACAAAGATAACAAGGATATAAATAACAATGTTCACCTCTTGATGTCGGAGGTTCCGTTCTATTCTACTGGGCTTCCGTCGTTGCTATGGAAACAACTCGACATTAGTGTTCGTCACAAATTGTAAATCGATGCAAAAACAAATGCCGATTTAGTTTCAAAACCTGAAAGTCAGCATAAAGCACGTGCGTTGTATTTTCCagcgaaaataaacaatatgaGCTGAAATTTATGGGAGAATTT is a window from the Acropora palmata chromosome 1, jaAcrPala1.3, whole genome shotgun sequence genome containing:
- the LOC141887210 gene encoding adenylate kinase isoenzyme 5-like isoform X1, which codes for MTAEESKEYMAKTEVHQLFEGMLTGLLYNKPKDHLAFLEHCISLAKTEKDIKWNTFLDVNKKPLPPIPKADGPIKSEATTDEVRTFATEPEMKVKQPLPPINMSGHRVSIDSDKELTERNILTSESEEEIDMEFSGQRIVFVLGGPGSGKGTQCSKIVDEFGYVHLSAGDLLREEVARGSEKGQLISEIMKDGRLVPQEITIQLLRDAMRYHKDCPGFLIDGFPREIQQGMQFEKEVVESDFLLFFECSEEVMEERLLKRSKTSGRADDNIETIKKRFGTFVEKTLPVINYYGQHDKVKKIDANREVNEVFTDVLSLFGGLPAKKATKIKKKNKVFTTYQEKGEELLEFSGQRVVFVLGGPGSGKGTQCKRIVEKFGYTHLSTGDLLRAEVNSGREKGQRIAQLMQEGKLVPQKLVIELLTDAMLQCPDSPGFLIDGFPRKLSQGVQFEEEVTECHFVLFFDCSEAVMEERLIKRGMTSGRVDDNADTIRKRFNTFTEETLPVIQSYEKKNKLKRVDATRSVDEVFIDVCAIFEGLPKLQTRTKKKGKNSESDSECDDLAEAVDDLSRVVEGKPIKLRRKKKKKQPEAEEESRSPVFEQPIVAEEFIPLMDDSIAKTDGKGLLNVRVIFVIGGPGSGKGTQCARIVEQFGYTHLSTGDLLRKEVQSGSPRSKELVEIMEKGQLIPSRIVLELLRVAMVGIPNTKGFIVDGFPRELEQGKEFENEIAACEFVLYFECSPETMKERLLARAETSGRVDDNENTIRKRLETFENQTKPVIDYYDSQNKVRKVLAEGSPDEVFTQVSDIFKNLPKLKSTSLHGYDVTFITGPPGTGKADLAKALSEATGKTHLSLGNLLRNETRKETERAQLVNEAILTGHLVASGIVLALLLEALENEETNLNGYFVDGYPRTAEQLDEFRQKVSEYNKIIVIESNNEDLERVVKERAERLQREDDKEEITRRKIQIYNENTQPMNDSLGDSDKVVKVSASLPKEELVDKVKTQLTKEE
- the LOC141887210 gene encoding adenylate kinase isoenzyme 5-like isoform X2, translated to MTAEESKEYMAKTEVHQLFEGMLTGLLYNKPKDHLAFLEHCISLAKTEKDIKWNTFLDVNKKPLPPIPKADGPIKSEATTDEVRTFATEPEMKVKQPLPPINMSGHRVSIDSDKELTERNILTSESEEEIDMEFSGQRIVFVLGGPGSGKGTQCSKIVDEFGYVHLSAGDLLREEVARGSEKGQLISEIMKDGRLVPQEITIQLLRDAMRYHKDCPGFLIDGFPREIQQGMQFEKEVVESDFLLFFECSEEVMEERLLKRSKTSGRADDNIETIKKRFGTFVEKTLPVINYYGQHDKVKKIDANREVNEVFTDVLSLFGGLPAKKATKIKKKNKVFTTYQEKGEELLEFSGQRVVFVLGGPGSGKGTQCKRIVEKFGYTHLSTGDLLRAEVNSGREKGQRIAQLMQEGKLVPQKLVIELLTDAMLQCPDSPGFLIDGFPRKLSQGVQFEEEVTECHFVLFFDCSEAVMEERLIKRGMTSGRVDDNADTIRKRFNTFTEETLPVIQSYEKKNKLKRVDATRSVDEVFIDVCAIFEGLPKLQTRTKKKGKNSESDSECDDLAEAVDDLSRVVEGKPIKLRRKKKKKQPEAEEESRSPVFEQPIVAEEFIPLMDDSIAKTDGKGLLNVRVIFVIGGPGSGKGTQCARIVEQFGYTHLSTGDLLRKEVQSGSPRSKELVEIMEKGQLIPSRIVLELLRVAMVGIPNTKGFIVDGFPRELEQGKEFENEIAACEFVLYFECSPETMKERLLARAETSGRVDDNENTIRKRLETFENQTKPVIDYYDSQNKVRKVLAEGSPDEVFTQVSDIFKNLPKLKSTSLHGYDVTFITGPPGTGKADLAKALSEATGKTHLSLGNLLRNETRKETERAQLVNEAILTGHLVASGIVLALLLEALENEETNLNGYFVDGYPRTAEQLDEFRQKVTMQWCIFAQSFPQ